From a region of the Daphnia pulicaria isolate SC F1-1A chromosome 1, SC_F0-13Bv2, whole genome shotgun sequence genome:
- the LOC124352414 gene encoding unconventional myosin IC-like — protein MEQDLHVRDRVGVQDFVLLEDHTSESAFIENLQKRFNEGLIYTYIGPVFVSVNPYKNLPIYGSDYVEKYRNVNFYELPPHVFALTDTALRSLRGELINQCILISGESGAGKTEASKKVLQFIAATTRKKANLETVKDKLLQSNPVLEAFGNAKTNRNDNSSRFGKYMDVEFDFTGDPTGGHIINYLLEKSRVVFQAKGERNFHIFYQLLAGADDALLEKLSLKRDPSHYVYLKQGDSSKVSGVDDAEGFKTVREALKVMEIGDEEQQALYLLLSVIIHLGNIEFSSGDGGRARITNPDLVSTIAKLLQCPEEKLVKALLNKTIEARDDVVVSPMARDEAVKARDALSKSVYERMFTWLVQRLNRSLQSSWEVKKKYVLGILDIYGFEIFQSNSFEQLCINYCNEKLQQLFIELTLKSEQDEYRREGIAWEPVTYFDNKIICDLIEEKHKGIISIMDEECLVPGETNDKTFLNKMDKLLSDHPHYLSHAKGDNKMKKTIEREEFRLLHYAGEVTYNVKGFLEKNNDLLYRDLKDAMISSSNLITKDVFTSSELSSKKRPDTAASQFKTSLARLVEILISKEPSYIRCIKPNDVKKSSMFETGIVTHQVKYLGLVENLRVRRAGFAYRRPYEAFLNRYKSLCPDTWPQPKGDPKSAVQTLVNHLKYGENDYRMGLTKIFIRLPKTLFETEDAFQRRKNELASLIQAKYKGILQRRKYLAIRLRIIRVQSMIRRFLAKRRANKRRWAVQVIRHFINGFMKRNEPLNSANEKFLGFVRFHYLMRLTKKLPESIMDKSWSDAPASCQEANDVLRSMYMKWMVGRYCKNIAPARKRQFELKVLAEAVFKNNKKSYQESISKWFVDCRLSTEQQGPFRSIFEANVKSQGETILYSAPVKKFDRHGYKERERYLALTKSAVYLLDAKDCKIKHRLTFNDITGITVTNSQDNLIVVRIPEDDKKDKGDLILECRNLIEALTWIVDTCNKRDIIRFESATSLTHHIAKGKPGTIEITHGGPVTGITKGKNGHLMVAAS, from the exons ATGGAGCAAGATTTGCATGTAAGGGACCGGGTCGGAGTCCAGGATTTTGTCCTGCTGGAAGATCACACGTCCGAGTCGGCATTTATAGAAAACCTGCAAAAGCGATTCAATGAGGGGCTTATTTAC ACATACATTGGACCAGTTTTTGTTTCCGTTAATCCGTACAAGAACCTCCCCATCTACGGATCAGACTACGTCGAAAAGTACCGCAATGTCAATTTCTACGAACTGCCACCTCACGT ATTCGCCCTGACGGACACTGCGCTGCGGTCTCTACGCGGTGAACTGATTAACCAATGCATCCTCATTTCAg GTGAGTCGGGAGCGGGCAAGACGGAGGCCTCGAAAAAAGTGTTGCAATTCATCGCCGCCACGACGCGCAAGAAGGCGAATTTGGAGACGGTCAAAGACAAATTGCTCCAATCCAACCCGGTCCTGGAGGCCTTCGGTAACGCCAAAACCAATCGCAACGATAACTCGTCACGATTCGGCAAATATATGGACGTCGAGTTCGATTTCACC GGCGACCCTACCGGTGGGCACATCATCAACTATCTGCTGGAGAAATCACGCGTAGTGTTCCAGGCTAAAGGCGAGCGCAACTTCCACATCTTCTACCAACTTCTGGCCGGAGCCGATGATGCCCTTTTGGAGAAACTGTCACTCAAGAGGGACCCTAGTCACTACGTCTACCTTAAACAG GGCGATAGTTCGAAGGTGAGCGGAGTCGACGACGCCGAGGGCTTCAAAACTGTCAGGGAGGCTCTGAAAGTCATGGAAATCGGAGATGAAGAGCAACAGGCCCTTTACCTTCTCTTGTCCGTCATCATCCACCTGGGAAACATCGAGTTCTCCAGCGGAGACGGCGGCAGGGCTAGAATCACCAACCCAGACTTGGTTTCTACCATCGCCAAG TTACTTCAATGCCCCGAAGAGAAACTGGTGAAAGCCTTGCTGAATAAGACGATTGAAGCTCGGGATGATGTTGTGGTTTCACCGATGGCCCGCGACGAAGCCGTCAAAGCCCGCGACGCCCTATCCAAATCCGTCTACGAGCGCATGTTCACTTGGCTGGTCCAGCGGCTCAATCGATCCCTCCAATCGTCCTGGGAGGTCAAGAAGAAATACGTGCTCGGCATTTTAGACATTTACGGCTTTGAGATCTTTCAGTCCAACAGTTTCGAGCAGCTTTGCATCAATTACTGCAACGAAAAGCTTCAGCAGCTCTTTATCGAGCTGACGCTCAAATCTGAACAGGACGAATATCGCCGCGAGGGCATCGCCTGGGAACCCGTTACCTATTTCGATAACAAGATCATCTGTGAccttattgaagaaaaacacaagG GTATTATTTCCATCATGGACGAGGAATGTCTAGTGCCCGGGGAGACGAATGACAAAACATTCCTCAACAAGATGGACAAGCTGCTGAGCGACCACCCGCATTACCTGAGCCATGCCAAAGGTGacaacaaaatgaagaaaaccatCGAACGCGAAGAATTCCGTCTGCTCCACTACGCCGGCGAGGTCACCTACAACGTCAAAggttttttggagaaaaacaaCGATCTGTTGTATCGTGACTTGAAGGACGCCATGATTTCATCTTCCAACCTTATCACGAAAGAT GTTTTCACGTCAAGCGAACTGAGTAGCAAGAAACGTCCGGATACAGCCGCTTCACAATTCAAGACCAGTTTGGCCCGGCTAGTCGAAATTTTGATTAGTAAGGAACCGTCTTACATTCGTTGCATCAAACCCAACGATGTCAAGAAGTCCAGCATGTTTGAAACGGGCATTGTCACCCATCAG GTGAAATATTTGGGTTTAGTGGAGAATTTGAGAGTCCGCCGCGCTGGATTCGCTTATCGGCGACCTTATGAAGCCTTTTTGAATCGCTATAAAAGCCTGTGTCCCGATACTTGGCCCCAACCGAAAGGAGATCCTAAAAGCGCCGTTCAGACACTTGTCAACCATCTTAAG TATGGCGAAAATGATTACCGTATGGGTCTGACCAAAATATTCATCCGGCTGCCAAAGACCTTGTTTGAGACGGAGGACGCCTTCCAGCGGAGGAAGAACGAGCTGGCAAGCCTGATTCAGGCCAAATACAAGGGGATCCTTCAACGACGCAAATACTTGGCTATTCGCCTTCGCATTATCCGCGTCCAG tcTATGATCCGCCGTTTCCTGGCAAAGCGCCGAGCCAATAAACGTCGCTGGGCAGTGCAGGTGATCCGTCACTTCATTAATGGCTTCATGAAGCGCAATGAGCCTTTGAATTCGGCCAACGAGAAATTCCTCGGATTCGTCCGCTTCCACTACTTGATGCGTTTGACCAAGAAACTGCCGGAATCGATTATGGACAAGTCTTGGTCCGACGCACCTGCCAGCTGCCAAGAG GCCAATGATGTATTGCGATCCATGTACATGAAATGGATGGTTGGGCGTTATTGCAAGAAcatcgcgcctgctcgtaaacgtcaatttgaattgaaagttTTGGCTGAAGCGGTATTCAAAA ATAACAAAAAGAGCTATCAGGAAAGCATTTCCAAGTGGTTCGTCGACTGCCGCTTGTCGACTGAGCAGCAAGGTCCTTTCCGTTCCATTTTCGAAGCCAATGTCAAATCACAAGGCGAAACAATTTTG TACTCGGCTCCGGTCAAGAAATTCGATCGTCATGGCTACAAAGAACGTGAACGCTACTTGGCACTTACCAAATCGGCCGTCTATTTGCTGGATGCGAAGGATTGCAAGATCAAGCACCGCTTGACATTCAACGATATCACCGGCATAACCGTTACCAATAGTCAAGACAATTTAATTGTGGTGAGAATTCCCGAGGAtgacaaaaaagacaaaggTGACCTGATCCTCGAGTGTCGTAACTTGATC gaagcACTCACCTGGATTGTGGATACCTGCAACAAACGTGACATCATTCGATTTGAATCCGCAACGTC GTTGACGCACCATATCGCCAAGGGTAAACCTGGTACCATTGAAATTACCCACGGTGGACCAGTCACAGGCATTACTAAAGGGAAAAATGGTCATTTAATGGTg GCTGCGTCATAA